From one Culex quinquefasciatus strain JHB chromosome 3, VPISU_Cqui_1.0_pri_paternal, whole genome shotgun sequence genomic stretch:
- the LOC119769699 gene encoding uncharacterized protein LOC119769699, protein MSLNFGEIVEPSTRAFWDDYDEGDEELVPLAPLEWEWLNEDNTELKLDQLKHLLIIEGQGIAAFAGTAILKGRSPVCRFHNISVGVYHVPERDLLVCLSEEKELNSFGRITEKLAPWLDVAQQVTAVSFHPSVMHKGTPAEDAEEVCFIRSINGSEKGLEAPNVITGLSAGALSYRKFREHAGSAAAYACYLDSPVVDSASAKPILKLFKALSVDCADSYQLKFKAGSNLYM, encoded by the exons ATGAGTTTAAACTTTGGTGAAATTGTGGAACCCTCTACGCGAGCCTTCTGGGACGATTACGACGAGGGGGACGAAGAGCTGGTTCCGCTAGCACC tCTCGAGTGGGAATGGCTAAACGAGGACAACACAGAGCTAAAGCTGGACCAACTGAAGCACTTGCTAATCATCGAAGGCCAAGGTATTGCGGCCTTCGCCGGCACGGCGATTCTCAAGGGCCGATCTCCGGTTTGCCGGTTTCATAATATTTCCGTCGGCGTTTACCACGTTCCGGAGCGGGATCTGCTCGTCTGCTTGTCCGAGGAGAAGGAGCTGAACAGTTTTGGGAGGATAACGGAGAAGTTGGCGCCCTGGTTGGATGTGGCACAGCAGGTTACGGCGGTGTCCTTCCATCCGAGCGTAATGCACAAGGGAACGCCGGCTGAAGATGCGGAGGAGGTTTGTTTTATCCGGAGCATTAACGGGAGCGAGAAAGGGTTGGAGGCGCCGAACGTCATTACGGGTTTGTCGGCGGGAGCGCTGAGCTATCGGAAGTTCCGGGAGCATGCCGGATCGGCAGCAGCGTACGCCTGCTATCTGGACAGTCCGGTGGTTGATTCTGCGTCGGCGAAGCCGATTCTGAAACTGTTCAAAGCACTCTCGGTGGATTGTGCGGACAGTTATCAGCTCAAGTTTAAGGCCGGTTCGAATTTGTACATGTAA